The Mycobacterium paragordonae genome includes a region encoding these proteins:
- a CDS encoding L,D-transpeptidase, producing the protein MSRSKRGRTRAGLVAALNAFGVAAVLMMGAGPALADPDEAPGDPGPVVAPADPPAPEPIALPPLPPLADPFGVPPGDPAAVPVASGPVAGQDPTPFTGEPPFRPPTFNPVNGAMVGVAKPIIINFQVPIADQAMAERAVHISSIPPVPGKFYWMTPSQLRWRPLSFWPANTAVNIDAAGVKSSFRTGDSLIATADDATHQMTITRNGVVQQTFPMSMGMASGGHQTPNGTYYVLEKMPTVVMDSSTYGVPVNSANGYKVTVSDAVRIDNSGNFVHSAPWSVADQGKRDVSHGCINLAPANAKWFFDNFGSGDPIVVKNSVGTYNKPDGASDWQL; encoded by the coding sequence ATGTCGCGCTCGAAGAGGGGCCGCACGAGGGCTGGCCTCGTCGCCGCTCTCAACGCATTCGGAGTCGCCGCGGTGCTCATGATGGGCGCCGGCCCGGCGCTGGCGGACCCGGACGAGGCACCCGGCGACCCGGGGCCGGTGGTGGCGCCCGCGGACCCGCCCGCACCCGAACCGATCGCTCTGCCGCCGCTGCCCCCGCTGGCCGACCCGTTCGGCGTCCCCCCGGGTGACCCGGCGGCGGTCCCGGTCGCGTCCGGTCCGGTGGCCGGACAGGACCCGACACCGTTCACCGGCGAACCGCCGTTCCGCCCGCCGACCTTCAACCCGGTCAACGGGGCGATGGTGGGCGTGGCCAAGCCGATCATCATCAACTTCCAGGTGCCGATCGCCGACCAGGCGATGGCCGAGCGCGCCGTCCACATCTCGTCGATCCCGCCGGTGCCGGGCAAGTTCTACTGGATGACGCCGTCGCAGCTGCGCTGGCGCCCGCTGTCGTTCTGGCCGGCCAACACGGCGGTGAACATCGACGCGGCCGGTGTCAAGTCGAGCTTCCGCACCGGTGACTCGCTGATCGCGACGGCCGACGACGCCACGCACCAGATGACGATCACCCGCAACGGCGTGGTGCAGCAGACCTTCCCGATGTCGATGGGGATGGCTTCCGGTGGGCACCAGACGCCGAACGGCACCTACTACGTGCTGGAGAAGATGCCGACGGTGGTGATGGACTCCTCGACCTACGGGGTACCGGTCAACTCGGCGAACGGCTACAAGGTGACCGTGTCGGACGCGGTGCGCATCGACAACAGCGGCAACTTCGTGCACAGTGCCCCGTGGTCGGTGGCCGACCAGGGCAAGCGCGACGTCAGCCACGGCTGCATCAATCTGGCTCCGGCCAACGCGAAGTGGTTCTTCGACAATTTCGGCAGTGGCGACCCGATCGTGGTCAAGAACTCCGTCGGGACCTACAACAAGCCCGACGGCGCCTCGGACTGGCAGCTGTAG
- a CDS encoding MFS transporter has protein sequence MTAESGTIAPTARTWTPRIAVQLAVLAAAAFIYVTAELLPVGALSAIARNLNVSVVLVGTLLSWYAFVAALTTVPLVRWTAHWPRRRTLLLSLVCLTVSQLISALAPSFAVLAAGRVLCAVTHGLLWSVIAPIATRLVPPSHAGRATMSIYVGTSLALVIGSPLTAALSLMWGWRLAAVCITVAAAVVTVAARLVLPPLTLSTDQLQYVGRRSTHHRNRALIMVSLITMIGVTGHFVSYTYIVVIVRQVVGVRGPNVAWLLAAYGIAGVLAVALVARPLDRRPKGAIIVCMGGLTAALALLSALAFGWHRSATTALVVGTAAIVLWGAMATAVSPMLQSAAMRAGADDPDGASGLYVTAFQVGIMAGSLAGGLLYERSVAMMLTASAGLLGAALLAMAAIRPIVDTPDPAISQVD, from the coding sequence ATGACTGCCGAATCGGGAACCATCGCCCCAACCGCTCGAACGTGGACGCCACGGATCGCGGTTCAACTGGCAGTGCTTGCCGCGGCGGCCTTCATCTATGTGACCGCGGAACTGCTGCCCGTGGGCGCGTTGTCGGCGATCGCGCGCAACCTGAACGTCAGTGTGGTGCTGGTGGGAACGTTGCTGTCCTGGTACGCGTTCGTCGCGGCCTTGACCACCGTTCCGCTGGTGCGCTGGACCGCGCACTGGCCGCGGCGCCGGACGCTGCTCCTTAGCCTCGTATGTCTGACCGTCTCGCAACTGATTTCGGCGTTGGCGCCCAGCTTCGCGGTACTCGCCGCCGGCCGGGTGCTGTGCGCGGTGACGCACGGCCTGCTGTGGTCGGTGATCGCTCCGATCGCCACCCGCCTGGTCCCGCCCAGCCACGCCGGCCGCGCCACCATGTCGATCTACGTCGGAACCAGCCTGGCGCTGGTGATCGGCAGCCCACTCACCGCGGCCCTGAGCTTGATGTGGGGCTGGCGCCTGGCGGCCGTGTGCATCACCGTCGCGGCCGCCGTGGTGACGGTGGCGGCCCGGTTGGTGCTGCCCCCGCTGACGCTGTCCACCGACCAGTTGCAGTACGTGGGCCGACGCTCGACGCATCACCGCAACCGGGCGCTGATCATGGTGAGCCTGATCACCATGATCGGCGTCACCGGCCACTTCGTGTCTTACACCTACATCGTGGTGATCGTCCGCCAGGTCGTCGGGGTGCGCGGGCCCAACGTCGCGTGGTTGTTGGCCGCCTACGGAATCGCCGGGGTGCTGGCGGTGGCGCTGGTGGCGCGGCCGCTGGACCGCCGTCCCAAGGGGGCGATCATCGTCTGCATGGGGGGCCTGACCGCCGCGCTGGCGCTGCTCAGTGCGCTGGCCTTCGGCTGGCACCGCTCCGCGACGACGGCGCTGGTGGTCGGCACGGCGGCGATCGTGCTGTGGGGCGCCATGGCCACGGCGGTGTCGCCGATGCTGCAGTCGGCGGCGATGCGCGCCGGCGCCGACGACCCAGACGGCGCCTCGGGCCTGTACGTGACGGCATTCCAGGTGGGAATCATGGCCGGCTCGCTGGCGGGCGGCCTGTTGTACGAGCGCAGCGTGGCGATGATGCTGACCGCATCCGCGGGTCTGCTGGGCGCCGCGTTGTTGGCGATGGCAGCGATTCGTCCCATCGTCGATACCCCGGATCCGGCAATTTCACAGGTCGACTAA
- a CDS encoding TetR/AcrR family transcriptional regulator: MRSPRERMVVSAALLIRERGARATAISDVLAHSGAPRGSAYHHFPGGRTQLLCEAVDFAGDHIASLIADADSGLALLDTLIEKYREQLLATEFRAGCPIAAVSVEAGFDQEDRDRMAPVVEHAAVVFDRWSDLITQRFIADGFAAERAGELAEFATAALEGALLLARVRRDLAPLDLVHRQLRELVERNLSHE; this comes from the coding sequence ATGCGTAGCCCCCGAGAGCGGATGGTGGTGTCTGCGGCCCTGCTGATCAGGGAACGCGGCGCGCGGGCCACCGCGATATCCGACGTCCTGGCGCACAGCGGGGCGCCACGCGGGTCGGCCTACCACCACTTCCCGGGTGGGCGTACGCAACTGCTGTGCGAGGCGGTCGACTTCGCCGGCGACCACATCGCCTCGCTCATCGCCGATGCGGACAGCGGTCTGGCGCTGCTGGACACGCTGATCGAGAAGTACCGCGAGCAGTTGCTGGCCACCGAGTTCCGCGCGGGTTGTCCGATCGCTGCGGTGTCGGTGGAAGCGGGGTTCGACCAGGAGGACCGCGATCGCATGGCGCCCGTGGTGGAACATGCGGCCGTGGTGTTCGACCGCTGGTCGGACCTGATCACCCAGCGCTTCATCGCCGACGGCTTCGCCGCGGAGCGGGCAGGCGAGCTCGCGGAGTTTGCAACGGCAGCGCTCGAGGGCGCGCTGCTACTGGCCCGGGTACGGCGCGACCTGGCGCCGCTGGATCTGGTTCACCGCCAGTTACGCGAGTTGGTCGAAAGGAACTTGTCCCATGAGTGA
- a CDS encoding MMPL family transporter, which produces MMRLSRNLRRFRWFVFAGWLFALVPAVYLAMTQSGNLTGGGFEVAGSQSLAVHDQLVEQYPELGASPLALVAAPRPDATYQDINDAVAELKRIAGELPGVTEAPNPTQRPPQPDRPYVVTLRLDARNPGTSDVAKKLRERVGVKGDQSGQTANGRVRLYVIGQGALSAAAAANTKHDIAKAEEWNLPIILVVLLAVFGSLAAAAIPLALGVCTVVVTMGLVYALSMHTPMSVFVTSTVSMFGIALAVDYSLFILMRFREELRTGRQPQEAVDAAMGTSGLAVVLSGMTVIASLSGIYVINTPALRSMATGAILAVAVAMLTSATLTPALLATFSRAAAKRSPLLHWSRRPESTVSRFWTRWVTWVMRRPWISALAASAVLLLMAAPALSMVLGNSLLRQFDSSHEIRAGVASASQALGPGALGPVQVLVTFPDWPQGQDAVPVRAQKLAAIRDKMAQGPNVASVSPPQYAGDNKSALLNAVLSVDPEDLRARHSVDWMRSQLPRVGGDAQVSVGGSTALIKDFDDQVAQTQPIVLAFVALIAFLMLLLSVHSVLLALKGVLMTLLSVAAAYGSLVMVFQWGWAEKLGFPHLTSIDSTVPPLVLAMTFGLSMDYEIFLLTRIRERFLQTGHTRDAVAYGVSTSARTITSAALIMIAVFCGFAFAGMPLVAEIGVACAVAIAVDATVVRLVMVPALMAMFSKWNWWLPGWLGRILPSVDFDRPLPDVDLGGVVVIPEDITAAIAPSADLRVVIKSAAKLKHLAPDAICVADPLAFSGCARKEEPESAEADTVALATGPVGKVSLAYRSGIARAMSLADRPIHPVTLWRGRLSVALDALESRGTRNGFRRSSPVETTNVQLPTGDRLLIPTGAETLRFKGYLIMSRNSSRDYADFADMVDAMDPETVAVVLAGMDRYYCCQPLGSSSRSHWMATELVRRLADPDPSDLNDDWPETDARADWEEVRQRCLSVAVAMLEEAR; this is translated from the coding sequence ATGATGCGGCTGAGCCGCAACCTGCGCAGATTCCGCTGGTTCGTATTCGCAGGCTGGCTGTTCGCCCTGGTACCGGCGGTCTATCTGGCCATGACGCAGTCGGGGAATCTCACCGGCGGCGGGTTCGAGGTTGCCGGTTCCCAGTCGCTGGCCGTGCACGATCAACTCGTCGAGCAATACCCCGAGCTGGGGGCGTCGCCGTTGGCGCTGGTGGCCGCCCCCCGTCCCGACGCCACCTACCAGGACATCAACGACGCGGTCGCCGAGCTCAAACGGATCGCCGGTGAGCTTCCGGGAGTCACCGAGGCGCCCAACCCCACTCAGCGGCCACCGCAACCCGACCGGCCCTACGTGGTCACCCTGCGTCTGGACGCCCGCAACCCCGGCACCAGCGACGTCGCCAAGAAACTGCGGGAACGGGTCGGTGTGAAGGGCGACCAGTCCGGGCAGACCGCCAACGGCCGCGTCCGGCTCTACGTCATCGGGCAGGGAGCTCTGAGCGCCGCCGCCGCGGCCAACACCAAGCACGACATCGCCAAGGCCGAGGAATGGAACCTGCCGATCATCCTGGTCGTGCTGCTGGCCGTGTTCGGTTCGCTGGCTGCCGCCGCGATCCCGCTGGCGCTGGGTGTCTGCACGGTCGTGGTGACCATGGGACTGGTCTATGCGCTGTCCATGCACACGCCCATGTCGGTGTTCGTGACCTCGACGGTGTCGATGTTCGGCATCGCGTTGGCCGTCGACTATTCGCTGTTCATCCTGATGCGCTTCCGGGAGGAACTGCGCACCGGCCGTCAGCCGCAAGAGGCCGTCGATGCCGCGATGGGCACCTCGGGTCTGGCCGTGGTGCTGTCCGGGATGACCGTGATCGCCTCTCTGAGCGGCATCTACGTGATCAACACCCCGGCGCTGCGGTCGATGGCCACCGGCGCGATCCTCGCGGTCGCGGTCGCGATGCTGACGTCGGCGACGCTGACGCCGGCGTTGCTGGCGACGTTCTCCCGGGCGGCGGCCAAGAGGTCACCACTGCTGCACTGGTCCCGCCGGCCGGAAAGCACGGTGTCCCGGTTCTGGACACGGTGGGTCACCTGGGTCATGCGCCGGCCGTGGATCTCCGCGCTGGCGGCCTCGGCGGTACTGCTGCTGATGGCGGCGCCGGCGCTGTCAATGGTGTTGGGCAACAGCCTGTTGCGGCAGTTCGACTCCTCCCACGAGATCCGGGCGGGGGTGGCTTCGGCGTCGCAGGCCCTCGGCCCCGGCGCGCTGGGTCCCGTTCAGGTCCTGGTGACGTTCCCCGACTGGCCGCAGGGACAGGACGCGGTCCCGGTGCGAGCACAGAAGCTCGCCGCGATCCGCGACAAGATGGCCCAGGGGCCCAACGTCGCCTCGGTGTCGCCCCCGCAATACGCCGGCGACAACAAGAGCGCCCTGCTCAACGCGGTGCTGTCGGTCGACCCCGAAGACCTGCGCGCACGGCACTCCGTCGACTGGATGCGCAGTCAGTTGCCCAGGGTCGGGGGCGACGCCCAGGTTTCGGTCGGCGGCTCGACCGCGCTGATCAAGGACTTCGATGACCAGGTGGCGCAGACCCAGCCCATCGTGCTGGCGTTCGTCGCTCTGATCGCGTTCCTCATGCTGTTGCTCTCGGTGCATTCGGTGCTGCTGGCGCTCAAGGGTGTGCTGATGACGTTGCTGTCGGTGGCGGCCGCCTACGGCAGTCTGGTCATGGTCTTCCAGTGGGGCTGGGCCGAGAAACTCGGATTCCCGCACCTCACGTCGATCGACAGCACGGTGCCGCCGCTGGTCCTGGCGATGACCTTCGGGCTGTCCATGGACTACGAGATCTTCCTGCTCACCCGCATCCGCGAACGCTTCCTGCAGACCGGCCACACCCGCGACGCGGTGGCCTACGGCGTCAGCACCAGCGCCCGCACCATCACCAGCGCCGCGCTGATCATGATCGCGGTGTTCTGCGGCTTCGCGTTTGCGGGCATGCCGCTGGTGGCTGAGATCGGGGTGGCGTGCGCCGTCGCGATCGCGGTCGACGCCACGGTGGTGCGACTGGTCATGGTGCCGGCGCTGATGGCGATGTTCTCGAAGTGGAACTGGTGGTTACCGGGCTGGTTGGGCCGGATCCTGCCGTCCGTCGACTTCGACCGTCCGCTGCCCGACGTCGACCTCGGCGGCGTCGTCGTCATCCCCGAGGACATCACCGCCGCCATCGCCCCCAGCGCCGATCTGCGGGTGGTGATCAAGTCCGCGGCCAAGCTCAAACACCTTGCCCCCGATGCCATTTGCGTCGCGGACCCGCTGGCGTTTTCCGGTTGCGCGCGCAAGGAAGAGCCGGAATCGGCGGAGGCCGACACGGTGGCGCTGGCCACCGGTCCGGTCGGCAAGGTCAGTCTGGCGTACCGCAGCGGCATCGCCCGCGCCATGTCGTTGGCCGACCGCCCGATCCACCCGGTGACCTTGTGGCGCGGACGGCTGTCCGTCGCACTCGACGCGCTGGAGAGCCGGGGCACCAGGAACGGTTTCCGCCGCAGCAGCCCGGTGGAGACCACCAACGTGCAACTGCCGACCGGTGACCGTTTGCTGATCCCCACCGGGGCCGAAACGCTGCGGTTCAAGGGCTACCTGATCATGAGCCGTAACAGCAGCCGCGATTACGCCGATTTTGCTGACATGGTCGACGCAATGGATCCGGAGACCGTCGCGGTGGTGCTGGCCGGGATGGATAGGTATTACTGTTGTCAGCCTCTCGGCTCGTCTTCGCGATCGCATTGGATGGCCACCGAGTTGGTTCGCCGGCTCGCGGATCCCGATCCGTCCGACCTCAACGACGATTGGCCCGAAACCGATGCGAGGGCAGACTGGGAGGAGGTCAGGCAGCGCTGCCTGTCCGTGGCTGTAGCAATGCTGGAGGAGGCGAGGTGA
- a CDS encoding M13 family metallopeptidase, translated as MTVEAIRSGIDLSFVDPAARPQDDLFGHVNGRWLTEYDIPADRATDGAFRTLFDRAEEQVRDLIIQASQSQAAPSTDEQRIGDLYASFLDEDTVERRGLQPLLDELTVIDGAADRSALATVVGTLQRTGVGGGVGLYVDTDSKDSSRYLVHFSQSGIGLPDESYFRDEQHAAVLAAYPGHIATMFGLVFGGSADDHADTAARIVALESKLAAAHWDVVKRRDAELTYNLRTFTELEDTSGFDWSGWVSGLGTTPEAVAELVVRQPDYLTAFADLWSGEDFEDWKSWARWRLIRARSPWLTSEMVEADFEFYGRRLTGTEQIRDRWKRAVALVETLMGDAVGKLYVERHFPPGAKDRIDTLVANLREAYRISISDLDWMTPETRTRALTKLDKFTAKVGYPVTWRDYSALVIDRDDLYGNFQRGYAANHDRELAKLGGPVDRDEWFMTPQTVNAYYNPGMNEIVFPAAILQPPFFDAEADDAANYGGIGAVIGHEIGHGFDDQGAKYDGDGNLVDWWTDDDRTEFGARTKALIEQYEAYTPRALDGDHHVNGAFTVGENIGDLGGLSIALLAYQLSLQGEPAPVIDGLTGVQRVFFGWAQVWRTKSRDAEAIRRLAVDPHSPPEFRCNGVIRNVDAFYDAFDVSESDELFLDPPRRVRIWN; from the coding sequence GTGACAGTAGAGGCCATCCGCTCGGGGATCGACCTGAGCTTCGTCGACCCAGCCGCCCGCCCCCAGGACGACCTTTTCGGCCACGTCAACGGCCGCTGGCTGACCGAGTACGACATCCCCGCCGACCGCGCGACCGACGGCGCCTTCCGGACGCTGTTCGACCGGGCCGAGGAGCAGGTGCGCGACCTGATCATCCAGGCCAGCCAGAGTCAGGCCGCGCCGAGCACCGACGAGCAGCGCATCGGCGACCTGTACGCGAGCTTTCTGGACGAGGACACCGTCGAGCGCCGCGGACTGCAACCGCTGCTCGACGAACTGACCGTGATCGACGGCGCCGCTGACCGTAGTGCGCTCGCCACCGTCGTCGGCACCCTGCAACGCACCGGGGTGGGCGGCGGTGTCGGACTTTACGTCGACACAGATTCCAAAGACTCGAGCCGCTATCTGGTGCACTTCTCGCAGTCGGGCATCGGGCTTCCCGACGAGTCCTACTTCCGCGACGAGCAGCATGCCGCCGTGCTCGCTGCCTATCCGGGCCACATCGCCACCATGTTCGGCCTGGTATTCGGGGGCAGCGCGGACGACCACGCCGACACCGCCGCCCGGATCGTCGCCCTGGAGAGCAAACTGGCCGCCGCTCACTGGGACGTGGTCAAGCGCCGTGACGCCGAGCTCACCTACAACCTGCGCACCTTCACCGAGCTGGAGGACACCTCGGGCTTCGACTGGTCCGGCTGGGTCAGCGGACTGGGCACCACGCCGGAGGCAGTCGCGGAACTCGTTGTCCGCCAACCGGATTACCTCACCGCCTTCGCCGATCTGTGGAGCGGCGAAGACTTCGAAGACTGGAAGAGCTGGGCGCGTTGGCGGTTGATCCGGGCCCGCTCGCCGTGGCTGACGAGTGAGATGGTCGAGGCCGACTTCGAGTTCTACGGCCGCCGCCTCACCGGCACCGAGCAGATCCGGGACCGATGGAAGCGCGCGGTGGCGCTGGTGGAAACCCTGATGGGCGACGCCGTCGGAAAGCTTTACGTGGAACGGCATTTCCCGCCGGGAGCCAAAGACCGCATCGACACCCTGGTGGCCAATCTGCGCGAGGCGTACCGGATCAGCATCAGCGACCTGGACTGGATGACACCGGAGACCCGCACCCGTGCGCTGACCAAGCTCGACAAGTTCACCGCCAAGGTCGGCTATCCCGTCACCTGGCGGGACTACTCCGCGCTGGTGATCGACCGCGACGACCTCTACGGCAACTTCCAGCGCGGCTACGCCGCCAACCACGACCGTGAACTGGCCAAGCTTGGCGGGCCCGTCGACCGTGACGAGTGGTTCATGACACCGCAGACCGTCAACGCCTACTACAACCCCGGGATGAACGAAATCGTCTTTCCCGCAGCCATTCTGCAGCCGCCGTTCTTCGACGCCGAAGCCGACGACGCGGCCAATTATGGCGGTATCGGCGCGGTGATCGGCCACGAGATCGGCCACGGCTTCGACGACCAGGGCGCCAAGTACGACGGCGACGGCAACCTGGTCGACTGGTGGACCGACGACGACCGCACCGAGTTCGGCGCCCGAACCAAAGCCCTGATCGAGCAATACGAGGCATACACGCCGCGCGCTCTGGACGGCGATCACCACGTGAACGGCGCGTTCACCGTCGGGGAGAACATCGGTGACCTGGGGGGTCTGTCGATCGCGCTGCTGGCTTACCAGTTGTCACTGCAGGGTGAGCCCGCTCCGGTCATCGACGGCCTGACCGGCGTGCAGCGGGTGTTCTTCGGCTGGGCCCAGGTGTGGCGGACGAAATCCCGTGACGCCGAAGCGATCCGGCGGCTCGCGGTGGACCCGCACTCGCCGCCGGAGTTTCGCTGCAACGGTGTCATCCGCAACGTGGACGCGTTCTACGATGCTTTCGACGTGTCGGAGTCCGACGAGCTGTTCCTCGACCCGCCCCGCCGCGTCCGCATCTGGAACTAG
- a CDS encoding molybdopterin-dependent oxidoreductase: protein MSDWQPTACILCECNCGIVVQTEGRTLARIRGDKEHPASQGYTCNKALRLDHYQNGRGRLTSPLRRRADGSYEEIDWETAIVEIAEGFKHIRDTYGGDKIFYYGGGGQGNHLGGAYSGAFLKALGSKYRSNALAQEKTGEAWVDAQLYGGHTRGEFEHAEVSVFVGKNPWMSQSFPRARVVLNEIAKDPRRSMIVIDPVVTDTAKMADFHLRVRPGTDAWCLAALAAVLVQEKLCDEAFLAEHVHGVDAVRAVLNDVPVAEYAQRCGVDEELLRAAARRVATAGSVAVFEDLGVQQAPNSTVCSYLNKMLWILTGNFAKKGSQHLHSSFAPLFSTVSGRTPVTGAPVIAGLVPGNVVPEEILTDHPNRFRAMVVESSNPAHSLADSAACRAAFQSLELLVVVDVAMTETARLAHYVLPAASQFEKCEATFFNLEFPHNSMQLRHPLFPPLPGTLPEPEIWARLVRALGVVSDEDLRPLHEAAAQGRQAYTEAFLGAVAGNPTLARVLPYVLYETLGPTLPDGLAGAAALWGQAQKTAMTYPDAVRRAGHADGNALFDAILGSPSGVTFTVHNYEDDFALIGHSDHKISLEIPEMLSDIRALAAGPDRLTTDELPIVLSVGERRAFTANDIFRDPSWRKRDADGALRVSVEDAQSLGLHDGGRARITTAAGSAEATVEITETMLPGHAALPNGFGLDYVGEDGRTVVPGVAPNALTSTKWRDPYAGTPWHKHVPARVEACPA, encoded by the coding sequence ATGAGTGATTGGCAGCCCACCGCGTGCATCCTGTGTGAGTGCAACTGCGGCATCGTCGTGCAGACCGAAGGCCGCACCCTCGCCCGCATCCGGGGCGACAAGGAGCACCCGGCGTCGCAGGGATACACCTGCAACAAGGCGCTGCGGCTGGATCACTACCAGAACGGCCGAGGCCGGCTCACCTCACCGCTGCGCCGCCGCGCCGACGGCAGCTATGAGGAAATCGACTGGGAGACAGCGATCGTCGAGATCGCCGAGGGTTTCAAACACATCCGCGACACCTACGGTGGCGACAAGATCTTCTACTACGGCGGCGGTGGGCAGGGCAACCACCTCGGCGGTGCCTACAGCGGAGCGTTCCTCAAGGCGCTGGGTTCCAAATATCGGTCAAATGCGTTGGCGCAGGAGAAGACCGGCGAGGCGTGGGTCGACGCGCAACTTTACGGTGGTCACACGCGCGGCGAGTTCGAGCATGCCGAGGTTTCGGTGTTCGTCGGTAAGAACCCGTGGATGTCGCAGAGCTTCCCCCGGGCTCGGGTGGTGCTCAACGAGATCGCCAAGGATCCGCGGCGCTCGATGATCGTGATCGACCCGGTCGTCACCGATACCGCCAAGATGGCCGACTTCCACCTTCGGGTGCGGCCGGGAACCGACGCGTGGTGTCTGGCCGCACTGGCCGCGGTCCTGGTGCAGGAAAAGCTCTGCGACGAAGCGTTTCTCGCCGAGCACGTACACGGTGTGGACGCCGTGCGGGCGGTACTGAACGATGTGCCGGTCGCCGAGTACGCGCAGCGCTGCGGAGTGGACGAGGAGTTGTTGCGCGCGGCGGCCCGGCGGGTCGCGACGGCCGGCAGCGTCGCGGTGTTCGAGGACCTCGGGGTGCAGCAGGCGCCGAACAGCACCGTGTGCTCCTACCTGAACAAGATGTTGTGGATCCTGACCGGCAACTTCGCGAAAAAGGGCAGCCAGCATCTGCATTCATCGTTCGCCCCGTTGTTCAGCACCGTGTCCGGCCGGACGCCGGTGACCGGCGCACCCGTCATCGCCGGATTGGTGCCCGGCAACGTCGTGCCAGAGGAGATCCTGACCGACCACCCGAACAGGTTCCGGGCGATGGTCGTCGAAAGCAGCAATCCGGCACACTCACTGGCCGACTCGGCCGCGTGCCGCGCGGCGTTCCAGTCACTGGAGTTATTGGTGGTCGTCGACGTCGCGATGACCGAAACCGCCCGACTGGCGCACTACGTGCTGCCGGCGGCGTCACAGTTCGAGAAATGCGAGGCGACCTTCTTCAACCTCGAATTCCCGCACAATTCAATGCAATTGCGGCACCCGCTGTTCCCGCCGTTGCCCGGGACATTGCCGGAACCCGAGATCTGGGCGAGGCTGGTGCGCGCGCTGGGCGTCGTGTCGGACGAGGATCTGCGGCCGCTGCACGAGGCCGCCGCACAGGGCCGCCAGGCGTACACCGAGGCGTTTCTGGGTGCGGTCGCAGGAAATCCAACGCTGGCCCGGGTGCTGCCGTACGTGTTGTACGAGACGCTGGGCCCGACGCTGCCGGACGGGCTGGCCGGCGCGGCGGCGTTGTGGGGGCAGGCGCAGAAGACGGCGATGACCTACCCCGACGCCGTGCGGCGGGCCGGGCACGCCGACGGAAACGCGCTCTTCGACGCGATCCTGGGCAGCCCCTCCGGCGTGACGTTCACCGTGCACAACTACGAGGACGACTTCGCGCTGATCGGTCACAGCGACCACAAGATCTCTTTGGAGATACCCGAAATGCTCAGCGATATAAGGGCTCTGGCGGCCGGGCCGGATCGGCTGACCACCGACGAGCTGCCGATCGTGCTGTCGGTGGGGGAGCGGCGCGCCTTCACCGCAAACGACATCTTCCGCGACCCGTCCTGGCGCAAGCGCGACGCGGACGGGGCGCTGCGGGTCAGCGTCGAAGACGCTCAGTCGCTGGGTCTGCACGACGGCGGCCGGGCGCGCATCACCACCGCGGCCGGCAGCGCCGAAGCCACCGTGGAGATCACCGAGACGATGCTGCCCGGACATGCCGCGCTGCCCAACGGTTTTGGGCTGGATTACGTCGGCGAGGACGGTCGCACCGTGGTGCCGGGCGTGGCACCGAACGCGTTGACGTCGACCAAGTGGCGCGACCCCTACGCGGGTACGCCCTGGCACAAGCACGTGCCGGCGCGGGTCGAGGCTTGCCCGGCCTAG
- a CDS encoding hemophore: MFSPFSKPRTPSLRQGLFAVLAATGLSCAGSAVLDAPAATGSTDPCAASEVARTIGSVAKSTGDYLDSHPETNQVMTSALQDQAGPQSLGTIKTYFEANPKVALDMQGLANPLNKLGTQCKLPISLPQALSMVQAAQGGGGLPGGLPAGGAPAAPLPGPAPAAGTAPVPGVPAVAAPTTAPKPAPKPGG, encoded by the coding sequence ATGTTTTCCCCGTTTTCCAAGCCACGGACGCCTTCTTTGCGCCAGGGACTGTTCGCCGTCCTGGCCGCGACCGGATTGTCCTGCGCCGGCAGTGCGGTGCTGGATGCGCCCGCGGCGACCGGTTCGACGGACCCGTGCGCGGCCAGCGAGGTGGCCCGCACCATCGGTTCGGTGGCCAAGTCGACGGGCGACTACCTGGACTCGCACCCGGAGACCAACCAGGTGATGACCAGCGCCCTGCAGGACCAGGCCGGCCCGCAGTCGCTCGGCACGATCAAGACGTACTTCGAGGCGAATCCCAAAGTGGCCCTGGACATGCAGGGCCTGGCCAACCCGCTGAACAAGCTGGGCACCCAGTGCAAGCTGCCGATTTCGCTGCCGCAGGCGCTCAGCATGGTGCAGGCGGCCCAGGGTGGCGGGGGTCTGCCCGGTGGTCTGCCGGCCGGCGGTGCTCCCGCCGCGCCGCTGCCGGGCCCCGCGCCCGCCGCCGGCACGGCGCCGGTGCCGGGCGTGCCCGCCGTCGCGGCGCCGACCACCGCGCCGAAGCCCGCGCCGAAGCCGGGTGGCTAA